A single region of the Hirundo rustica isolate bHirRus1 chromosome 17, bHirRus1.pri.v3, whole genome shotgun sequence genome encodes:
- the TCTN1 gene encoding tectonic-1, protein MAAAPGLGAFFVLILLLLPPLRAEEPATEPADTRDAAQARVRSPPAPVTDVARLCVCDLLVAQCDVNCCCDPDCSAQDFSLFTTCSVPVVTGDSQLCSQKAAVYSLDVEANPPERIFKITDQINPSIFCIHTTNYKQALYLKSPEIPTAENFDRLLDKFGGAAFSTKPDSWDLDTDPQNPPDANETSRYEYGVPVQTEDAFLRLPSPVVSSWCSDANPAGFLVNQATKCIRSVSVEKCDSIQALSMLFYISSSILAVPKSSQMVNITVQSIVVQSLNGMRTSLSSSDVLRLPMVLDELCINAVLGVNYHITHTDTGEIIEAAAAFVLGAISKEVLSIEQSFEISFTQENTQPVPLSGNPGYVVGLPVRAGFQPHGSGIIQSSNKHSQLTILHSTSTQDCLAAQGARAPVLFGYNMISGCKLRITAAMKCQPLAQTLLDVLKGQSFPEYVASFGNSQAQDVLDWVPITELLISEQSSCQIPVSLGIEVKWTKYGSLVNPQARIVNVTATITTSTLKQLPSGRERIIPITSSVVFTDISSPAEPSYKAWPTIDIKLPFDFFYPFV, encoded by the exons atggcggcggcgccggggctcGGGGCTTTCTTcgtcctcatcctcctcctccttccgCCGCTCCGGGCAGAAGAGCCGGCCACGGAGCCCGCAGACACTCGTGATGCCGCACAGGCGCGGGTCCGCAGCCCGCCGGCCCCGGTGACGGACG TTGCCAGGCTGTGTGTCTGCGACCTGCTGGTGGCACAGTGTGATGTCAACTGCTGCTGCGACCCCGACTGCAGCGCCCAGGACTTCAGCCTCTTCACCACATGCTCGGTCCCTGTGGTCAC aGGTGACAGCCAGCTGTGTAGTCAGAAAGCTGCTGTGTACTCTCTTGATGTTGAAGCAAATCCACCAGAAAggatatttaaaataactgaCCAAATCAATCCCAGCATTTTCTGCATTCACACTACAAACT ATAAACAAGCCCTGTACCTCAAATCCCCTGAAATCCCAACTGCAGAAAATTTTGATCGGTTGCTTGACAAATTTGGAGGTGCTGCTTTCAGTACTAAGCCTGACAGCTGGGATTTGGATACAGATCCTCAAAACCCCCCTGATGCAAATGAAACTTCCAGATATGAG TATGGGGTTCCTGTGCAGACAGAGGATGCATTTCTAAGGCTCCCAAGTCCTGTTGTCTCTTCTTGGTGCTCTGATGCAAATCCTGCAG ggtttttAGTAAACCAAGCCACAAAATGTATTAGATCCGTAAGTGTGGAAAAATGTGACAGCATTCAAGCACTTAGCATGTTGTTTTATATCAGCTCCAGCATTTTGGCA GTGCCCAAATCAAGTCAGATG GTGAATATTACTGTCCAGTCCATAGTTGTCCAGTCTCTGAATGGAATGAGGACTTCACTGAGCAGTAGTGATGTCCTGAGGCTCCCCATGGTCTTGGATGAACTGTGCATCAATGCAGTTCTTGGG GTGAATTATCACATTacccacacagacacaggagAAATAAtagaagcagctgctgcttttgtcttGGGGGCAATTAGCAAAGAAGTACTTTCAATAGAGCAGAGCTTCGAAATCAGCTTCACTCAG GAAAATACACAGCCAGTTCCTCTCAGTGGCAATCCTGGTTATGTTGTTGGGCTGCCTGTCAGAGCAGGATTCCAGCCTCATGG ATCTGGCATCATTCAGAGTAGTAACAAACACAGCCAACTCACCATTCTGCACAGCACGTCCACCCAGGactgcctggcagcacagggagccagAGCCCCAGTATTATTTGGTTATAACATGATATCAGGCTGTAAGTTACG AATTACAGCAGCTATGAAATGCCAGCCTTTGGCTCAGACCCTCCTTGATGTGCTGAAGGGCCAAAGCTTTCCCGAGTATGTGGCTTCATTTGGGAATTCTCAAGCCCAGGATGTGCTCGACTGGGTGCCAATAACTGAGCTCCTCATCTCAGAACAG AGCTCATGCCAAATACCAGTGTCACTGGGAATAGAGGTGAAGTGGACTAAATATGGATCCCTGGTCAATCCACAGGCCAGGATAGTGAATGTTACAGCCACAATCACTACCAGCACACTGAAGCAG CTTCCCTCAGGAAGGGAAAGGATTATTCCTATAACAAGTTCTGTGGTTTTCACCGACATTTCTTCACCTGCAGAGCCAAGCTACAAAGCTTGGCCCACCATTGACATCAAGCTGCCCTTTGACTTTTTCTATCCCTTTGTCTAA